The Panicum hallii strain FIL2 chromosome 9, PHallii_v3.1, whole genome shotgun sequence genome has a window encoding:
- the LOC112877015 gene encoding auxin-responsive protein SAUR71-like — protein MRQLGRRLSRVADSSSSSTSSPSPPETAKRRGVGKAGAAVPEGHVPVDVVEEGSDAEAERFLVRAELLGRPALAELLGRAAQEYGYGRRGPLRIPCSPAAFRRALASLDGSGGDHDG, from the coding sequence ATGAGGCAGCTGGGGCGCCGGCTCTCGCGAGTCGCggactcctcctcctcctccacctcctccccgTCGCCACCAGAGACGGCGAAGCGGCGGGGCGTCGGCAAGGCGGGCGCCGCGGTGCCGGAGGGCCACGTGCCCGTGGACGTCGTGGAGGAGGGGTCCGACGCCGAGGCGGAGCGGTTCCTGGTGCGGGCCGAGCTGCTGGGCCGCCCGGCGCTGGCCGAGCTCCTGGGCCGCGCCGCCCAGGAGTACGGGTACGGCCGCCGGGGGCCGCTACGGATCCCCTGCTCACCCGCCGCCTTCCGCCGCGCGCTCGCGAGCCTCGACGGCTCCGGCGGTGACCACGACGGCTAG